A genome region from Brachymonas denitrificans includes the following:
- a CDS encoding ABC transporter ATP-binding protein — translation MANVLLKVSGLEVAYGGINAVKGVDFEVREGELVSLIGSNGAGKTTTMKAITGLLPIKAGDIAFLGKSIKGRGAWDMVREGLVMIPEGRGIFTRMTIVENLQMGAFIRDDKAGIAQDIERMFALFPRLKERRSQLAGTMSGGEQQMLAMARGLMAQPKLLLLDEPSMGLSPIMVDKIFEVVEEVYKQGVTMMLVEQNASRALGIADRGYVMESGILTMAGDAQQMLNDPRVRAAYLGE, via the coding sequence ATGGCAAATGTATTGTTGAAAGTAAGCGGCCTGGAAGTGGCCTACGGTGGCATCAACGCCGTCAAGGGCGTGGATTTCGAGGTGCGCGAGGGCGAGCTGGTTTCGCTGATCGGCTCCAACGGTGCCGGCAAGACCACCACGATGAAGGCGATCACCGGCCTGCTGCCGATCAAAGCCGGGGACATTGCCTTTCTCGGCAAGAGCATCAAGGGCCGGGGCGCCTGGGACATGGTCAGGGAAGGCCTGGTGATGATTCCGGAAGGCCGTGGCATCTTCACGCGCATGACCATCGTCGAGAACCTGCAGATGGGCGCCTTCATCCGCGACGACAAGGCAGGCATCGCGCAGGACATCGAGCGCATGTTCGCGCTGTTTCCGCGCCTGAAGGAGCGTCGCTCGCAACTGGCAGGCACCATGTCAGGGGGCGAACAGCAGATGCTGGCCATGGCGCGCGGCCTGATGGCGCAACCCAAGCTGCTGCTGCTCGATGAACCCTCCATGGGCCTGTCGCCCATCATGGTCGACAAGATCTTCGAGGTGGTGGAAGAAGTCTACAAGCAGGGCGTGACCATGATGCTGGTGGAGCAGAATGCCAGCCGCGCGCTCGGTATTGCCGACCGCGGCTATGTAATGGAGTCCGGCATTCTGACCATGGCGGGCGACGCACAGCAGATGCTGAACGACCCGCGCGTGCGTGCTGCGTATCTCGGCGAGTAA
- a CDS encoding branched-chain amino acid ABC transporter permease, whose product MEILLQQIINGLVLGSMYALVALGYTMVYGIINLINFAHGEVLMIGALTSWTIIGLMQGSMPDTPGWLILLISMVIACIVAAVLNFTIEKVAYRPLRNSPRLAPLITAIGMSILLQTLAMIIWKPNYKAYPTLLSSTPFQVGGAVITVTQIAALAVTAISLAALMYLVNATKLGRAMRATAENPRVASLMGVKPDTVISATFIIGAVLAAIAGVMYAANYGTVQHTMGFLPGLKAFTAAVFGGIGNLAGAVIGGMLLGLIESIGSGYLGALTGGVLGSNYTDILAFIVLIVILTLRPSGLLGERVADRA is encoded by the coding sequence ATGGAAATCTTGCTGCAGCAGATCATCAACGGTCTCGTCCTCGGCAGCATGTATGCCCTGGTAGCCCTTGGCTACACCATGGTGTACGGCATCATCAACCTCATCAATTTTGCGCACGGCGAAGTGCTGATGATCGGCGCTCTCACCAGCTGGACCATCATCGGACTGATGCAGGGCAGCATGCCCGATACACCCGGCTGGCTGATCCTGCTCATCTCGATGGTCATCGCCTGCATCGTGGCGGCGGTGCTCAACTTCACGATCGAGAAAGTTGCCTACCGGCCGTTGCGCAACAGTCCGCGCCTGGCTCCGCTGATCACCGCCATCGGCATGAGCATCCTGCTGCAGACGCTGGCCATGATCATCTGGAAGCCGAACTACAAGGCCTATCCCACGCTGCTGTCCTCCACGCCGTTCCAGGTGGGGGGCGCCGTGATCACCGTGACGCAGATCGCGGCACTGGCGGTAACGGCCATCTCGCTGGCTGCGCTGATGTATCTGGTCAATGCAACCAAGCTGGGCCGGGCCATGCGCGCCACGGCCGAGAACCCGCGTGTGGCCTCGCTGATGGGCGTGAAGCCCGATACGGTGATTTCCGCCACCTTCATCATCGGTGCCGTGCTGGCAGCCATTGCCGGCGTGATGTACGCGGCCAACTATGGCACCGTGCAGCACACCATGGGCTTCCTGCCGGGTCTGAAGGCCTTCACGGCAGCCGTTTTCGGCGGCATCGGCAACCTGGCTGGCGCTGTGATCGGCGGCATGCTGCTGGGCCTGATCGAATCGATCGGCTCCGGCTATCTGGGCGCGCTCACCGGTGGCGTGCTGGGCAGCAACTACACCGACATCCTGGCCTTCATCGTGCTGATCGTGATCCTGACGCTGCGCCCCTCCGGCCTGCTGGGTGAGCGTGTGGCGGACCGCGCCTGA
- a CDS encoding VOC family protein produces MLAQYICTTNIEQSIDFYTNVVGLRYVPRQADQEESVRSREGGVARSCDVLLIRDETISMASSREAGRIRRTRLRRVPGTLAQDLYFLSRYPLDYVRARIQAAGRSPVEGPVIRKGSMHMLRMLYLLDPDGNRIRLVELSA; encoded by the coding sequence ATGCTCGCCCAATATATCTGCACCACCAATATCGAACAGTCGATCGACTTCTACACGAACGTCGTCGGACTGCGGTATGTGCCGCGGCAAGCGGACCAGGAGGAGTCCGTGCGGTCGCGGGAGGGTGGGGTCGCCAGGTCCTGCGATGTGCTGCTGATCAGGGATGAAACCATCAGCATGGCCTCTTCCCGGGAGGCCGGCCGTATCCGTCGCACCCGGTTGCGTCGTGTTCCGGGAACGCTGGCGCAGGACCTGTATTTTCTTTCGCGCTATCCGCTGGACTATGTCCGGGCGCGCATACAGGCAGCCGGCCGTTCTCCGGTAGAGGGCCCGGTGATCCGCAAGGGCAGCATGCATATGTTGCGCATGCTCTACCTGCTTGACCCGGATGGCAACCGCATCCGGCTGGTGGAGCTATCGGCATGA
- a CDS encoding CDP-6-deoxy-delta-3,4-glucoseen reductase, whose product MGYQVNVQPSGRQFEVLDGETVLEAGIRQGIGLPYGCKDGACGSCKCKKISGNVEHKPYQPSALSEDEAAQGFVLTCRAVPGSDLVLESRQVTSEGAYPVRKMPVRVLGMEQLSSDVMRLTLQLPANAPMQFHAGQYLDFLLADGQRRSYSMATAPHQVDPNKPQVELHVRHMPGGKFTDHVFSAMKEKEILRVEGPFGSFFLRDNSAGPVLFLASGTGFAPIKAILEHMTHTGNQRKVFLYWGARRPVDIYMHQWMLDYCAAHPNVSYVPVVSDALPEDVWEGKRGLALNQMLQDHPDMSSYQLYACGVPAMVHAAHAQCVGKAQLPEDSFFADAFTSLKDKTAQTATSA is encoded by the coding sequence ATGGGTTATCAGGTCAATGTGCAGCCGAGCGGTCGGCAGTTTGAGGTGCTGGATGGCGAAACAGTGCTCGAGGCGGGCATCCGCCAGGGAATCGGCCTGCCCTACGGCTGCAAGGACGGCGCCTGCGGCTCATGCAAGTGCAAGAAGATCAGTGGCAACGTGGAGCACAAGCCCTACCAGCCGAGCGCACTGAGCGAGGATGAGGCTGCACAGGGTTTCGTGCTGACCTGCCGCGCGGTTCCGGGCAGCGATCTGGTGCTGGAATCGCGCCAGGTCACTTCCGAAGGCGCCTATCCGGTACGCAAGATGCCGGTGCGCGTGCTGGGCATGGAACAGCTCTCGAGCGACGTGATGCGTCTGACGCTGCAACTGCCGGCCAATGCACCGATGCAGTTCCATGCCGGCCAGTATCTGGATTTTCTGCTGGCCGACGGCCAGCGCCGCAGCTACTCGATGGCAACGGCACCACACCAGGTCGACCCGAACAAGCCGCAGGTGGAACTGCACGTGCGCCACATGCCGGGCGGCAAGTTCACCGATCACGTGTTCTCGGCCATGAAGGAAAAGGAAATCCTGCGCGTCGAAGGCCCGTTCGGCAGCTTCTTCCTGCGCGACAACAGCGCCGGCCCGGTGCTGTTCCTGGCCTCGGGCACGGGTTTTGCACCCATCAAGGCCATTCTCGAGCACATGACCCACACCGGCAACCAGCGCAAGGTGTTCCTCTACTGGGGTGCCCGTCGCCCGGTGGACATCTACATGCACCAGTGGATGCTGGACTACTGCGCGGCACACCCCAACGTCAGCTACGTGCCGGTGGTGTCCGACGCACTGCCGGAAGACGTGTGGGAAGGCAAGCGCGGCCTCGCGCTGAACCAGATGCTGCAGGATCACCCCGACATGAGCAGCTACCAGCTCTACGCCTGTGGCGTGCCCGCCATGGTGCATGCGGCCCATGCGCAGTGCGTGGGCAAGGCGCAGCTGCCGGAAGACTCCTTCTTCGCTGACGCTTTCACCTCGCTGAAAGACAAGACGGCACAAACTGCCACATCGGCCTGA
- a CDS encoding ABC transporter permease subunit: MASSKNKLVVFLLAALGMLVLPLVLQYFGNAWVRIADLALLYIMLALGLNIVVGYAGLLDLGYVAFYAVGAYLFGLLASPHLIETFPAIAASFPNGMHLPLWAVIPIAAALAGLVGVLLGYPLLKLRGDYLAIVTLGFGEIIRIFMNNLDAPVNITNGPKGIGQIDPVTVFGYPLSKSLKIGGFTIESVSLYYYLFLILVVFTVIICYRLQDSRIGRAWMAIREDQTAAQAMGLNTRNLKLLAFGMGATFGGISGAMFASFQGFVSPESFSLMESVMIVAMVVLGGLGHLPGVILGAVLLSALPEVLRYVAHPLQAMTDGRLDPAILRQLLIALAMISVMLLRPRGLWPSPEHGQGKSQADSQADHIRPDTAQQNPPGVDSPSDAIPGTIEVRQDTVNP; this comes from the coding sequence ATGGCATCTTCCAAGAACAAACTGGTTGTTTTCCTGCTGGCGGCGCTGGGCATGCTCGTGCTGCCGCTGGTCCTGCAGTATTTCGGCAACGCCTGGGTACGCATTGCCGACCTCGCGCTGCTGTACATCATGCTGGCGCTGGGCCTGAACATCGTGGTCGGCTACGCCGGCCTGCTGGACCTGGGCTATGTCGCTTTCTATGCGGTAGGGGCCTATCTGTTCGGCCTGCTCGCTTCGCCGCACCTGATCGAGACCTTCCCGGCCATTGCGGCGAGCTTTCCCAACGGCATGCATCTGCCGCTCTGGGCGGTGATTCCGATCGCGGCTGCGCTGGCCGGTCTGGTCGGCGTGCTGCTGGGTTACCCGCTGCTCAAGCTGCGCGGTGACTATCTGGCCATCGTGACGCTGGGCTTCGGCGAGATCATCCGCATTTTCATGAACAACCTGGATGCACCGGTCAATATCACCAATGGTCCCAAGGGCATCGGCCAGATCGACCCCGTGACGGTGTTCGGCTATCCGCTGTCCAAGTCGCTCAAGATCGGCGGCTTCACCATCGAGTCGGTCTCGCTGTACTACTACCTGTTCCTGATCCTGGTGGTATTTACCGTTATCATCTGCTATCGCCTGCAGGACTCCCGTATCGGCCGCGCCTGGATGGCCATCCGTGAAGACCAGACAGCGGCGCAGGCCATGGGCTTGAATACGCGCAACCTGAAGCTGCTGGCCTTCGGCATGGGCGCCACCTTCGGCGGTATTTCCGGTGCCATGTTTGCCAGCTTCCAGGGTTTCGTGTCGCCCGAATCCTTCAGCCTGATGGAGTCGGTGATGATCGTGGCCATGGTGGTGCTGGGCGGCCTGGGCCATCTGCCGGGCGTGATTCTGGGTGCCGTGCTGCTGTCCGCATTGCCCGAAGTGCTGCGCTACGTGGCGCACCCGCTGCAGGCCATGACCGATGGCCGACTCGACCCCGCCATCCTGCGCCAGCTGCTGATTGCGCTTGCCATGATCTCCGTGATGCTGCTGCGCCCGCGTGGCCTGTGGCCCTCGCCCGAACACGGCCAGGGCAAGTCGCAGGCCGACAGTCAGGCTGACCACATTCGCCCCGACACGGCCCAGCAGAACCCGCCCGGCGTGGATTCACCCTCGGATGCGATTCCCGGCACCATCGAAGTCCGCCAGGACACCGTCAACCCCTGA
- a CDS encoding Crp/Fnr family transcriptional regulator, with amino-acid sequence MAIVSNLDLIRRVPLFSDLTAGQSSILYASVDKKRFKRGENIVEQGKISGTLFMILSGKVRVLSQDARGREVIMATLEVGDCIGEMSLIDGEPHSATVRAEVQTDVLTLNRETFLRCLHENASMADAVMRGLVRRLRRADKQIESLALMDVYGRVHTVLLEMAQPDAEGQLILRQKVSRQDVAKMVGASREMVSRVMKHFEDDGTVVDRGDGTFLLTTQAHTVE; translated from the coding sequence ATGGCTATTGTGTCCAATCTGGACCTGATTCGGCGTGTGCCGCTGTTCAGCGATCTGACCGCTGGCCAGTCGAGCATTCTGTACGCCAGCGTCGACAAGAAGCGCTTCAAGCGCGGTGAAAACATCGTGGAGCAGGGCAAGATTTCCGGCACCCTGTTCATGATCCTGTCCGGCAAGGTCCGCGTGCTGTCGCAGGATGCGCGCGGCCGCGAAGTCATCATGGCCACGCTCGAGGTGGGCGACTGCATCGGCGAGATGAGCCTGATCGACGGCGAACCCCATTCCGCCACCGTGCGTGCCGAAGTGCAGACCGACGTGCTCACGCTCAACCGCGAAACCTTCCTGCGCTGCCTGCACGAGAACGCCTCCATGGCCGATGCCGTGATGCGCGGCCTGGTGCGCCGCCTGCGCCGCGCCGACAAGCAGATCGAGTCGCTGGCCCTGATGGATGTCTATGGCCGCGTGCATACGGTGCTGCTCGAAATGGCCCAGCCCGATGCCGAGGGTCAGCTCATTCTCAGGCAAAAGGTGTCGCGCCAGGACGTCGCCAAGATGGTCGGCGCCTCGCGCGAGATGGTGAGCCGGGTGATGAAGCATTTCGAGGATGACGGCACCGTGGTGGATCGCGGTGACGGCACCTTCCTGCTGACCACGCAGGCCCATACGGTTGAATGA
- a CDS encoding ABC transporter ATP-binding protein: MGTTILNVKNVSKRFGGLQALSDVHMHIEQGQVYGLIGPNGAGKTTFFNVLTGLYTPDSGSFELGGKPYEPTAVHKVAQAGIARTFQNIRLFAEMTALENVMVGRHIRTRSGVIGAIFKTPAFKAEEAAIRQRAQELLDYVGIGKYANFRARTLSYGDQRRLEIARALATEPKLIALDEPAAGMNATEKVQLRELIDRIRKDNRTILLIEHDVKLVMGLCDRVTVLDYGKPIAEGTPAEVQKNEKVIEAYLGTGHH, from the coding sequence ATGGGTACTACCATTCTCAACGTCAAGAACGTTTCCAAGCGCTTCGGCGGCCTGCAGGCACTGAGCGATGTGCACATGCACATCGAGCAGGGCCAGGTCTACGGTCTGATCGGTCCCAACGGTGCCGGAAAGACCACTTTCTTCAACGTGCTGACGGGGCTGTACACGCCTGACAGCGGCAGCTTCGAGCTCGGCGGCAAGCCCTACGAGCCGACGGCCGTGCACAAGGTGGCGCAGGCGGGCATCGCGCGCACCTTCCAGAACATCCGCCTGTTTGCCGAAATGACGGCACTCGAGAACGTGATGGTCGGGCGCCACATCCGTACACGCTCGGGCGTGATCGGCGCCATCTTCAAGACGCCCGCCTTCAAGGCCGAGGAGGCCGCCATCCGCCAGCGTGCGCAGGAGCTGCTCGACTATGTCGGCATCGGCAAATATGCCAATTTCCGCGCCCGAACCCTGAGCTACGGCGACCAGCGCCGCCTCGAGATCGCACGCGCCCTGGCCACCGAACCCAAGCTGATCGCGCTGGACGAACCGGCGGCCGGCATGAACGCCACCGAAAAGGTGCAACTGCGCGAGCTGATCGACCGCATCCGCAAGGACAACCGCACCATCCTGCTGATCGAGCATGACGTCAAGCTGGTGATGGGCCTGTGCGACCGTGTGACGGTGCTGGATTACGGCAAGCCGATTGCCGAGGGCACCCCTGCCGAAGTGCAGAAGAACGAAAAAGTGATCGAGGCATACCTGGGCACAGGCCACCACTGA
- the lolA gene encoding outer membrane lipoprotein chaperone LolA: MTTSVSRIPHRKTLAANAASVLAVSLLAFSGAAHADSLATLDSYIKSTRAGYADFTQVVSNANKPGAGKQSTGTFAFKRPNQFRFDYSRPFKQTIVADGKTLWMYDADLNQVTQRSQSKVLDSTPAALVASATSIESLKQRFTLEAVPVKDKLEWVKATPKDKDGQLQNVMIGFDGKQLRKLEILDSFGQRSVMTFGNFVSTVPSKVSFKFKVPAGADVLKQ, translated from the coding sequence ATGACAACTTCCGTGTCCCGTATTCCGCATCGCAAGACTCTGGCGGCCAATGCCGCTTCGGTACTGGCCGTGAGCCTGCTGGCCTTCTCCGGCGCTGCCCATGCCGACAGCCTGGCCACGCTGGACAGCTACATCAAGAGTACGCGTGCCGGTTACGCCGACTTCACCCAGGTGGTGAGCAATGCCAACAAGCCGGGTGCCGGCAAGCAGAGCACCGGCACGTTCGCCTTCAAGCGACCGAACCAGTTCCGTTTCGACTACAGCCGTCCCTTCAAACAGACCATCGTCGCCGACGGCAAGACGCTGTGGATGTACGATGCCGACCTGAACCAGGTGACGCAGCGCAGCCAGTCCAAGGTGCTGGATTCCACTCCGGCCGCGCTGGTGGCCTCGGCTACCAGCATCGAATCGCTGAAGCAGCGCTTCACGCTGGAGGCCGTGCCGGTCAAGGACAAGCTGGAGTGGGTCAAGGCCACGCCCAAGGACAAGGACGGACAGCTGCAGAACGTGATGATCGGCTTTGACGGCAAGCAACTGCGCAAGCTGGAAATCCTGGACAGCTTCGGCCAGCGTTCGGTGATGACCTTCGGCAACTTCGTGTCCACCGTGCCGTCTAAGGTGAGTTTCAAGTTCAAGGTGCCGGCTGGTGCCGATGTGCTGAAGCAATAA
- a CDS encoding replication-associated recombination protein A has protein sequence MQAMSDLFGDLPLPASGDQPDSRRTAPGAPLAELLRPQSLQEVVGQQHLLGPGKPLQLAFASGKPHSMILWGPPGVGKTTLARLTANAFDYDFIALSAVFSGVKDIRAAIERAERNVALGRKTILFVDEIHRFNKSQQDALLPFVESGLVVFIGATTENPSFEVNSALLSRAQVYVLQALNADELRELAHRAQAALPGLELEEGAIEVLAGYADGDARRMLNLLEQTHTAAQASGIHKVDTAFLQQTLALNARRFDKGGDQFYDQISAMHKSVRGSDPDASLYWFCRMLDGGADARYLARRIVRMAWEDIGLADPRAMQLANEAAATYERLGSPEGELALAQALIYLAVAPKSNAGYQAYNTARAFVRQHGSDPVPVHLRNAPTRLMKELGYGKAYRYAHDEPEAYAAGETYFPDALDPNPGWYQPTPRGLEAKIAAKLADLRDLDQAWQAGQGETR, from the coding sequence ATGCAGGCCATGAGTGACCTGTTCGGCGATCTGCCGCTTCCCGCGTCGGGCGACCAGCCCGACTCCCGGCGCACCGCTCCGGGCGCCCCCCTGGCCGAACTGCTGCGCCCCCAGTCGCTGCAGGAAGTGGTGGGCCAGCAGCATCTGCTCGGCCCGGGCAAGCCGCTGCAACTGGCCTTTGCCTCCGGCAAACCCCATTCCATGATCCTGTGGGGCCCGCCGGGTGTGGGAAAGACGACGCTGGCGCGTCTAACGGCAAATGCCTTCGATTACGATTTCATCGCGCTTTCGGCGGTGTTCAGCGGCGTGAAGGATATCCGCGCCGCCATTGAGCGTGCCGAGCGCAACGTGGCGCTGGGGCGCAAGACCATTCTGTTCGTGGACGAGATCCACCGGTTCAACAAGAGCCAGCAGGATGCCTTGCTGCCTTTCGTGGAATCGGGGCTGGTGGTCTTTATTGGCGCCACCACCGAAAACCCGTCCTTCGAAGTGAATTCGGCGCTGCTCTCGCGTGCCCAGGTCTATGTGCTGCAGGCCCTGAATGCGGATGAACTGCGCGAACTGGCGCACCGGGCCCAGGCGGCACTGCCGGGGCTGGAGCTGGAGGAGGGTGCCATCGAGGTGCTGGCCGGCTACGCCGACGGCGATGCCCGCCGGATGCTGAACCTGCTGGAGCAGACGCATACCGCGGCACAGGCCAGCGGCATCCACAAGGTCGACACCGCCTTTCTGCAGCAGACGCTGGCGCTCAACGCCCGCCGTTTCGACAAGGGTGGTGACCAGTTCTACGACCAGATCTCCGCCATGCACAAGTCGGTGCGTGGCTCCGATCCGGATGCCTCGCTCTACTGGTTCTGCCGCATGCTTGACGGCGGGGCGGATGCCCGCTACCTGGCGCGTCGCATCGTGCGCATGGCCTGGGAAGACATCGGCCTGGCCGACCCGCGCGCCATGCAGCTGGCCAACGAGGCAGCCGCCACCTACGAGCGGCTCGGCTCGCCGGAAGGCGAACTGGCGCTCGCCCAGGCCCTGATCTACCTGGCCGTGGCGCCCAAGAGCAACGCCGGCTACCAGGCCTACAACACGGCGCGCGCCTTCGTGCGCCAGCACGGCTCCGATCCGGTGCCGGTGCATTTGCGCAACGCCCCCACGCGCCTGATGAAGGAACTGGGCTATGGCAAGGCCTACCGCTATGCGCACGACGAGCCGGAGGCCTACGCGGCCGGGGAAACCTATTTTCCCGATGCGCTCGACCCAAACCCAGGCTGGTACCAGCCCACGCCGCGCGGACTGGAGGCGAAAATCGCGGCCAAACTGGCGGATTTGCGTGATCTGGACCAGGCCTGGCAAGCAGGGCAGGGTGAAACCCGGTGA
- a CDS encoding DNA translocase FtsK, with the protein MSYLIRNSQTPAPAPVEKPLVPALFRRFSQESALFVGMLLLLFWLAAMISHDVADPAWSTTGTRDYTDNWLGPVGAWVSDISYFLFGRSVWMLFAAFAGVWLRLLRSWMRGEVPRQAMAAQGQAAPGWRARWFGWMDGRLLWWLSLFVLMAVCTGLEWSRLYGSAASLPGGAGGMLGAFTGPASMLALGFLGSGVVGIVLLLLSLSWVFRFSWGRVAQSVGAFIDQRMSAARERREVAADVAAGQEAARQREEQVEQERVHTQEKHPIPLVVEPPARPTSVEPSVRVAKERQKPLFTDMPDSHLPQISLLDEAPASRESIPHETLEMTSRLIEKKLKDFGVEVRVVAAKPGPVVTRYEIEPATGVKGVQIVNLAKDLSRSLSLASIRVIENIPGKNLMALELPNARRQTIHLSEVLGSNAYHEGKSLLTMGLGKDIVGNPVVADLAKMPHVMVAGTTGSGKSVGINAMILSLLYKASPEQVRLLMIDPKMLEMSVYEGIPHLIAPVVTDMRQAAHGLNWCVGEMERRYKLMSKVGVRNLAGFNAKIEDARAREELIPNPFSLTPESPEPLEKLPHIVVVIDELADLMMVVGKKIEELIARLAQKARAAGIHLILATQRPSVDVITGLIKANIPTRIAFQVSSKVDSRTILDQMGAESLLGLGDMLYLPAGHGTPTRVHGAFVSDDEVHRVVTFLKEKGGPNYIEGVLEGGTVDGDDDAGGEGGGNEQDPMYDQAVEVVLKKRKASISLVQRELRIGYNRAARLLEDMERAGLVSSLSTSGQRDILVPNREE; encoded by the coding sequence ATGTCCTATCTGATCCGCAATTCCCAGACTCCCGCGCCGGCTCCCGTCGAGAAGCCGCTGGTGCCGGCCCTGTTCCGTCGCTTCAGCCAGGAAAGTGCGCTGTTCGTGGGAATGCTTCTGCTGCTGTTCTGGCTGGCGGCCATGATCAGCCATGATGTGGCCGATCCTGCCTGGAGCACCACCGGCACCCGCGACTACACCGATAACTGGCTGGGTCCGGTTGGAGCCTGGGTGTCCGACATCAGCTACTTCCTGTTCGGCCGCAGCGTGTGGATGCTGTTTGCCGCGTTTGCCGGCGTCTGGCTGCGCCTGCTGCGCTCCTGGATGCGGGGCGAGGTGCCCCGGCAGGCGATGGCCGCCCAGGGGCAGGCTGCACCGGGCTGGCGTGCGCGCTGGTTCGGCTGGATGGATGGACGCCTGCTCTGGTGGCTGTCGCTGTTCGTGCTGATGGCCGTATGTACCGGCCTGGAGTGGTCGCGCCTGTACGGCTCGGCGGCCAGTCTCCCGGGCGGTGCCGGCGGCATGCTGGGGGCGTTCACCGGTCCGGCTTCCATGCTGGCGCTGGGCTTTCTCGGCTCCGGAGTGGTCGGCATCGTGTTGCTGTTGTTGTCGCTGTCCTGGGTCTTCCGCTTTTCCTGGGGCCGTGTGGCGCAGTCGGTGGGTGCCTTCATCGACCAGCGCATGAGCGCGGCCCGCGAACGCCGTGAAGTGGCCGCCGATGTGGCAGCAGGGCAGGAGGCGGCGCGCCAGCGCGAGGAGCAGGTCGAGCAGGAGCGCGTGCACACGCAGGAAAAGCACCCGATTCCGCTGGTGGTGGAGCCGCCGGCCCGGCCGACCTCCGTCGAGCCCAGCGTGCGTGTGGCCAAGGAGCGCCAGAAGCCGCTGTTCACCGACATGCCCGATAGCCATCTGCCGCAGATCAGCCTGCTGGACGAGGCGCCGGCCAGCCGCGAATCGATCCCGCACGAAACGCTGGAAATGACCAGCCGCCTGATCGAGAAGAAGCTCAAGGACTTCGGCGTGGAAGTGCGTGTGGTCGCCGCCAAGCCCGGCCCGGTCGTCACGCGCTACGAGATCGAGCCGGCCACCGGCGTCAAGGGCGTGCAGATCGTCAACCTGGCCAAGGATCTGTCGCGTTCGCTCAGCCTGGCGTCGATCCGCGTGATCGAGAACATTCCCGGCAAGAACCTGATGGCGCTGGAACTGCCCAACGCGCGCCGCCAGACCATCCACCTGAGCGAGGTGCTGGGTTCCAACGCCTATCATGAAGGCAAGTCGCTGCTGACCATGGGGCTGGGCAAGGACATCGTCGGCAACCCGGTGGTGGCCGATCTGGCCAAGATGCCCCACGTGATGGTGGCCGGTACCACCGGTTCGGGCAAGTCGGTCGGGATCAACGCCATGATCCTGAGCCTGCTCTACAAGGCTTCGCCCGAACAGGTGCGCCTGCTCATGATCGACCCCAAGATGCTGGAGATGTCGGTCTACGAGGGCATCCCGCACCTGATCGCACCGGTCGTGACCGACATGCGCCAGGCGGCCCATGGCCTGAACTGGTGCGTGGGCGAGATGGAGCGCCGCTATAAGCTGATGAGCAAGGTGGGGGTGCGCAACCTGGCCGGCTTCAACGCCAAGATCGAGGATGCGCGTGCCCGCGAGGAACTGATCCCCAACCCGTTCAGCCTCACGCCCGAATCGCCCGAGCCGCTGGAGAAACTGCCGCACATCGTGGTGGTGATCGACGAACTGGCCGACCTGATGATGGTGGTGGGCAAGAAGATCGAGGAACTGATTGCCCGCCTGGCGCAGAAGGCGCGTGCGGCCGGCATTCACCTGATCCTGGCGACCCAGCGTCCCAGCGTGGACGTGATCACCGGTCTGATCAAGGCCAACATTCCGACGCGTATCGCCTTCCAGGTTTCCAGCAAGGTGGACAGCCGTACCATTCTCGACCAGATGGGCGCCGAAAGCCTGCTGGGCCTGGGCGACATGCTGTACCTGCCTGCCGGCCACGGCACGCCCACACGCGTGCATGGCGCCTTCGTCAGCGATGACGAGGTGCATCGCGTGGTGACCTTCCTGAAGGAAAAGGGCGGCCCCAACTACATCGAGGGCGTGCTCGAAGGTGGCACCGTCGATGGCGACGATGATGCCGGCGGCGAGGGCGGCGGCAACGAGCAGGACCCCATGTACGACCAGGCGGTCGAGGTGGTGCTCAAGAAGCGCAAGGCCAGTATTTCGCTGGTGCAGCGCGAACTGCGCATCGGCTACAACCGTGCCGCGCGCCTGCTGGAGGACATGGAGCGCGCGGGCCTGGTCAGCAGCCTGTCCACCAGCGGCCAGCGTGACATTCTGGTGCCGAACCGCGAGGAATGA